The Oncorhynchus gorbuscha isolate QuinsamMale2020 ecotype Even-year linkage group LG06, OgorEven_v1.0, whole genome shotgun sequence sequence GGAAATCCGGGTCTCTTTGGACCTTCCTCGGGACTTCAGTGTGATTGTCAAAGCAGGTTTGGATTCAAATAATAGTCATTATTTTATCATTTATGCAAATCACCTCAGCTCACAATTTAGAGACCGTTATATGAGTATTGAATTATTTTGATCTCACTACCAGTTTTATTGTAGCCTTTATTTCGGTTATGCTACAATACACATTGACAAAATATATATTCTATACTCAGGTTATTCTAGTAAAGCAGATGAATGGTATCCAGGCTTCTTTTGTCTTTATTGTGATACCAAGGTGACAAGCACAGAGATTATGTCAtatctttcctccctcctctggtGCTGACCTTCGACCTACCTTTGGATTACCCCTCCACCTCATCACCCGAGTTTATACTCAGCTGTAAGTGGCTCTCCCATAGTCAGGTATGTTTAGATCAAAAATGTATTCAATACTGTGAAGTGTATTGAGTTTTAGACATAATTTGTATGTGTAGTAATCATTGATTAATCTCTCAGCTCTCAGCAGTGTGTAAGCATTTGGATGAGATATGGGAGGACACTGTGGGCAGTGTGGTCCTCTTCTACTGGGTCCAGTTCCTCAGAGACGACCTGCTTGACTTCCTGAATATCCGGCCACCGCTGGAGATCCCTGTCAATGACCAGGGCCAAGCCACTCCATCTACTGAGGGCAGCGAGGCTGGAGACTCTCAGGGGGAAGCAGAAGGTAGAGTAGTTGAAACCTCTGATGAGGCTGCAGTGTCCCTGGACCCAAGGGCCCTGTCAATGTTAGCCACAGACACAGACCTCCTGGTGCATCTGCTGGACTATGATGAGAGACAGAGGCTGAGAGTGTTTGAGGGACAGGCATATGATTGTGGGATCTGCTTCATGAGCAAGTTAGGCTGTAGTCAGTACAGAAAGTGCGGCCATATTTATTGCAACGAATGCATGTCGGAGTACTTCACGGTCCAGATCAGAGACGGGAACGTCCGTGGCCTTACCTGTCCAGAGCCTGAGTGCAGCTCCACAGCTACACCCTCACAGGTAATGAAAAACTGAAGTGAATAGATGTTTATTCTAGAGATCGAAGTTGAAATACAGTTTCTTCAGGGAATATCTGAAGTTAACCTGTGTGAAACTATGTGGAAACTAAACCCAGAGAATTAACTGTTGTTTAAGGTGAAGCGGTTGGTTGGGGAGGAGTTATTCACCCGTTATGACCGCCTCCTGCTCCAGTCCACTCTGGACCGCATGGCTGACGTGATTTACTGCGCCCGCAAGGCCTGTGTTGCCCCAGTGGTGCTGGAACCGGACACAACCGCTGCCCTCTGCCCCTCCTGCCGCTATGCCTTCTGCACTATCTGTCGCAAGACCTACCATGGCACCTCCCACTGTAAACTGAGGGCAAACACACTCCTGACCTCAGGCTCTGACTCAGCTGCTGAGTCATCCTATGCAGGTGTACCTCAGACAGACGGTAAGAGAAACCATTCAGTGTAAGTTATATGCAACCAAATGAACCACATGCAAGCCTGTTGATCAGTCACACTTTCAGAGCCTTGGTGCTGTGTGAAAACCTCAAATTAAAGTGTATGATTGTGGAAGGTAACTTAGAATAGAATGTTTCAATAATTCTTAAAGAAATAATAAACACAATTAATGTATTTGAGATGCTGTTCCCTTAAGCACTGTCATGGCATTTTAAGTATCCGATGTTTAGCTCTATCCACTGTTGAGTCATTGCAGTCATTCCAGGTTGCTTTGGCTCAATCAAACTCTTATCCCAGCTTGTGCGCCattttctgtgtttgtctgtttctgccTGTAGCTGGGCTCCAGGGCCTATGGGAAGATTATGCCTcaggcagtgaggagaggagaatgttCCTGGAGAAACGCTATGGGAAACACATTCTCAACACAGTGGTGGAGGAGAGCCTGAGTGAAGGCTGGAAAGGCCAGAACAGCAAAAAATGTCCATCCTGCCGTGCCAACATACAGGTAAGCCTGAGCTCTATAACCAGCCTATTGTACCTTTGACATGGCATGGCTTGACGTCATCTTCGTGACCAGTGTCTATCCTCTCATTACAGAAGACCGGTGGCTGTAACAAGATGGCCTGTTTCACCTGTGGTCAGTACTTCTGCTGGGTGTGCCTTAGTATCCTGGACAAAAATAACCCTTACAAGCACTATGAAAACCCTAACACTGCCTGCTATAATGCCACATTTGACTGACAGTAATGTTGTGCTACTGTTTGATAACCCTGTGCATGTTATTTTACAGCTCAAGTTCAGATCAAATCATATTTATAGTCAATGCTATCAGATTACTACATGAGCTTTCTAAAATCTTAGGCATGGAACAAAACCTGCTGCTCAAATACCTTGACCCATTTGTTTCCTGGTGCACCTAAGTGCAACTCAGCCAAGGTTATGTATGAACGCAATAAAATATAACCTCGCAGAAATGCAGGCTTTTTCAGACCCTTGAAAAGTGCTTCTTACAGTTCTTTAACACATTTAAATCTTTCTTTAAGATTTACCTCAGTCTTTGGCCAAATATGCAGTCAATAATGAAGCTTCATTCTATGCTTCAATATAGTGtacatcagggctctccaaccctgttcctgaagagctaccgTCCAGTAGGTTTTccctccaaccctaatctagcacacctgattctaataattagatggttgataaactgaatcaggttagttacatctgaggttggagcgaaaacctacaggagggtagcactccaggaacatggttggcgAGCCCTGGTGTACATTAATAGCTTTAAAAATAAGCATTTTCTCTGTGACAAGCATCACAACAATAAATATTTTCAAAAGTCTAAAACCTAATATTGATGGATTCTTGCAGTTTCTGTATGTCATTTTTCATGTTTACAACAATTTCCCTGTAATAATACATTTTTATGACCTCTGGATTCTCGCAGATTCAGGAAttgctgaagaattgcaacatttacctggagctaacactgcaaatagcactgctgggtgatttgaaaagtcatagtcaatagTCAAATCCAAACTGGATGTTGTTCagcgatagatgggaggggttgaggatagctgaaggatgggactaaaaacaaaccgAAAGATAACTAATGtcaaatatactgtgtccgtaaaatgtatatagtatgtataagctgtaAATAGAAGCCTacgtgttgttgtccattagtttactacaattaggggaggagtggaagggttaggggaaaataataaaggaaaatatatacaagtatgtatatatatacacatatatatttaaaataatatctatttattaaaaatatatatacagtgagggaaaaaagtatttgatcccctgctgattttgtacatttccccactgacaaagaaatgatcagtctatagttttaatggtaggtttatttgaacactgagagaaagaataacaacaaaatccagaaaaacgcatgtcaaaaatgttataaattgatttgcatttgaatgagggaaataagtatttgacccctctgtaaaacatgacttagtacctGGTGGCAAAACCGTCTGGTGGCAATCACAGAGGCCagatgtttcttgtagttggccaccaggtttgcacacatctcaggagggattttgtcccactcctctttgcagatatTCTCagagtcattaaggtttcgaggctgacgttggCAACTCaaactttcagctccctccacagattttctatgggattaaggtctggagactggctaggccactccagaatcttaatgtgcttcttcttgagccattcctttgttgccttggtcgtgtgttttgggtcattgtcatgctggaatacccatccacgacccattttcaatgccctgctGAGGGAAgtaggttctcacccaagatctgacggtacatggccccgtccatcgtccctttgatgcggtgaagttgtcctgtccccttagcagaaaaacacccccaaagcataatgtttccacctccatggtccttctgtagctcagttggtagagcatggcggcttgtaacgccagggtagtgggttcgattcccgggaccacccatgactgtaagtcgctttggataaaagcgtccgctaaatggcatatattattattattatgtttgacggtgaggatggtgttcttggggtcataggcagcattcctcctccaaacacggcgagttgaggccaaagagctccattttggtctcatctgaccacaacactttcacccagttgtcctctgtatcattcagatgttcattggcaaacgtcagacgggcatgtatatgtgctttcttgagcagggggatctTGCGGATGctcaggatttcagtccttcacggcgtagtggtttaccaattgttttcttggtgactatagTCCCAGCTGCCTTAAGATCATTGACaggatcctcccgtgtagttctgggctgattcctcaccgttctcatgatcattgcaactccacgaggtgaaatcttgcatggagccccaggccgagggaggttgacagttcttttgtgtttcttccatttgcgaataatcgcaccaactgttgtcaccttctcaccaagctgcttggcgatggtcttgtagcccattccagacttgtgtaggtctacaatcttgtccctgacatccttggagagctctttggtcttggccatggtggagagtttggaatctgattgattgattgcttctgtggacaggtatcttttatacaggtaacaaactgagattaggagcacttcctttaagagtgtgctcctaatctcagctcattacctgtataaaagacacctgggagccagaaatctttctgattgagagggggtcaaatacttatttccctcattaaaatgcaaatcaatttataacatttttgacatgcgtttttcaggattttttgttgttctgtctctcactgttcaaataaacctaccattacaattatagactgaccatttctttgtcagtgagcaaacgtacaaaatcagcaggggatcaaataatttttccccccactgtatataggTTTGGAAAAGATCCAGAGAActacattgatagaagccacaacctatctgcaatattaagctgatctaCCACCTAAAATATATCTTTTTTTAATAATCTGGTCAGACAAGATTAATGATAGGAATGCAGTTATACCTCCATTTCCTTACCACGCAGGGAGGAGGAGCTCTACCTAAACAGGATAAACAGGACATGAGAGTAGATAGCTCCAAAcgactttacatttacatttacatttaagtcatttagcagacgctcttatccagagcgactgacaTTAACCTTAAAGGTTTAGAAGAAGACAGACAGGATAATTGGCACTTATCAGAATGGGTTGTTACACTGCACTCATTGCTCTTCTGTTTATCCTTCACACGGTAAATGGACAGACTACTACAGGTAGgtggagcacacacacataccatataTTAACCTTTTCTTACATGAAAATGTAGTCAAGGACTTCaatacaaaatgttatgttttatttattattttagcCATTTTATTAGTCTTGTACTGTACACTGGTTATCCCATATCAACGTGAGAATAAAACATTCCTAAACAGTACTGTTGATAATAAATACGACACAAATAAATTGAATAGGCTTTCCAGTCCATTTATATATTGTTTTGCAAAACCTTTCTTCACTCTTCTGCATGAATGACTCCAATTTGTCTTGCGGTTTGTCCTCTGAGAACAGCAACTCCACCATCGAGCACTACTGATCCACCATTGAGCTCAGCAGCCCCACAGTCAAGTGGGACTCCTGTCCAACTGTCAAGCTCAACAGCC is a genomic window containing:
- the LOC124037067 gene encoding E3 ubiquitin-protein ligase RNF14-like isoform X2 — translated: MNAELEEQEDELLALASIYSQEFKRAVSGLGGEIRVSLDLPRDFSVIVKAALSAVCKHLDEIWEDTVGSVVLFYWVQFLRDDLLDFLNIRPPLEIPVNDQGQATPSTEGSEAGDSQGEAEGRVVETSDEAAVSLDPRALSMLATDTDLLVHLLDYDERQRLRVFEGQAYDCGICFMSKLGCSQYRKCGHIYCNECMSEYFTVQIRDGNVRGLTCPEPECSSTATPSQVKRLVGEELFTRYDRLLLQSTLDRMADVIYCARKACVAPVVLEPDTTAALCPSCRYAFCTICRKTYHGTSHCKLRANTLLTSGSDSAAESSYAGVPQTDAGLQGLWEDYASGSEERRMFLEKRYGKHILNTVVEESLSEGWKGQNSKKCPSCRANIQKTGGCNKMACFTCGQYFCWVCLSILDKNNPYKHYENPNTACYNATFD
- the LOC124037067 gene encoding E3 ubiquitin-protein ligase RNF14-like isoform X3 translates to MNAELEEQEDELLALASIYSQEFKRAVSGLGGEIRVSLDLPRDFSVIVKAAVCKHLDEIWEDTVGSVVLFYWVQFLRDDLLDFLNIRPPLEIPVNDQGQATPSTEGSEAGDSQGEAEGRVVETSDEAAVSLDPRALSMLATDTDLLVHLLDYDERQRLRVFEGQAYDCGICFMSKLGCSQYRKCGHIYCNECMSEYFTVQIRDGNVRGLTCPEPECSSTATPSQVKRLVGEELFTRYDRLLLQSTLDRMADVIYCARKACVAPVVLEPDTTAALCPSCRYAFCTICRKTYHGTSHCKLRANTLLTSGSDSAAESSYAGVPQTDAGLQGLWEDYASGSEERRMFLEKRYGKHILNTVVEESLSEGWKGQNSKKCPSCRANIQKTGGCNKMACFTCGQYFCWVCLSILDKNNPYKHYENPNTACYNATFD
- the LOC124037067 gene encoding E3 ubiquitin-protein ligase RNF14-like isoform X1, which encodes MNAELEEQEDELLALASIYSQEFKRAVSGLGGEIRVSLDLPRDFSVIVKAGDKHRDYVISFLPPLVLTFDLPLDYPSTSSPEFILSCKWLSHSQLSAVCKHLDEIWEDTVGSVVLFYWVQFLRDDLLDFLNIRPPLEIPVNDQGQATPSTEGSEAGDSQGEAEGRVVETSDEAAVSLDPRALSMLATDTDLLVHLLDYDERQRLRVFEGQAYDCGICFMSKLGCSQYRKCGHIYCNECMSEYFTVQIRDGNVRGLTCPEPECSSTATPSQVKRLVGEELFTRYDRLLLQSTLDRMADVIYCARKACVAPVVLEPDTTAALCPSCRYAFCTICRKTYHGTSHCKLRANTLLTSGSDSAAESSYAGVPQTDAGLQGLWEDYASGSEERRMFLEKRYGKHILNTVVEESLSEGWKGQNSKKCPSCRANIQKTGGCNKMACFTCGQYFCWVCLSILDKNNPYKHYENPNTACYNATFD